A DNA window from Carnobacterium funditum DSM 5970 contains the following coding sequences:
- a CDS encoding M15 family metallopeptidase, with translation MKHKKILASVLMLGLISGCGIMDQASLSESQEAAETKSTTVTSSVEQLTPEEEQQIKEKEEHQAMLDELPGVSVSDWNLLLVNNSQQIDRTLDLPLTTLPNGYLIDERIKEDYENWLAKASQAGYEMVLVSSYRSVDLQQKNYDNSIQRYLDQNYTQEEAVKMTKDYIAIPGGSEHHTGLAVDMVDSDWLKTGKGLIPEYDTQDSQQWLLDNMTDYGFILRFPQGKEKETGIQYESWHFRYVGVENAKYIEKYNLSFEEYIQLLKEAGK, from the coding sequence ATGAAGCATAAAAAGATTTTGGCAAGTGTATTAATGTTGGGATTAATTAGTGGTTGTGGGATTATGGACCAAGCTTCACTAAGCGAATCTCAAGAAGCTGCAGAGACTAAGTCAACAACAGTAACGTCTTCTGTTGAACAATTGACGCCTGAAGAAGAGCAACAAATAAAAGAAAAAGAAGAACATCAAGCTATGTTGGATGAACTGCCCGGTGTGTCAGTTTCTGATTGGAATTTGCTTTTAGTTAATAATTCTCAACAAATTGATCGTACTCTAGACTTACCGTTAACGACTCTACCAAATGGTTATTTGATCGATGAACGGATAAAAGAGGACTATGAGAATTGGTTAGCAAAAGCATCTCAAGCAGGTTATGAAATGGTATTAGTCTCTAGTTATCGTTCAGTGGATTTGCAACAAAAAAATTATGATAACAGTATACAACGTTACCTCGATCAAAACTATACTCAAGAAGAAGCCGTTAAAATGACTAAAGATTATATCGCCATCCCAGGAGGCAGCGAACACCATACAGGATTAGCCGTTGATATGGTCGATTCAGATTGGCTAAAAACTGGAAAAGGCTTAATCCCTGAATACGATACCCAAGATTCACAACAGTGGCTATTAGATAATATGACAGATTACGGCTTCATCTTACGTTTTCCACAAGGTAAAGAGAAAGAAACGGGTATTCAGTATGAGTCATGGCATTTCCGCTATGTTGGTGTCGAAAATGCTAAGTATATTGAAAAATATAATTTGTCATTTGAAGAATACATTCAATTATTAAAAGAAGCTGGAAAATAG
- a CDS encoding glycoside hydrolase family 73 protein yields the protein MLSSNYTSNNTGIFTNKSNNNEQQFIVQTAEYAKNLKETYGILPSISIAQAILESDWGRSELSVKNNNFYGIKGDNPNKTVMMNTKEFVNGEWIEIKAPFRKYDSWQESMDEHARLIVYGTTWNANQYSTVLAATEYKEAAYALEKSGYATDPDYPVKLIRLIEQYNLHQYD from the coding sequence TTGTTAAGCTCAAATTATACATCAAATAATACTGGAATATTTACCAATAAAAGCAACAATAACGAACAACAATTTATTGTTCAAACAGCTGAATACGCTAAAAATTTAAAAGAAACATATGGAATTCTCCCAAGTATCAGTATTGCTCAAGCAATCTTAGAATCTGATTGGGGTAGAAGTGAACTATCAGTAAAAAATAATAACTTTTATGGCATTAAAGGTGATAATCCAAATAAGACAGTTATGATGAATACAAAAGAATTTGTGAATGGAGAATGGATTGAAATAAAAGCACCTTTTAGAAAATACGATAGTTGGCAAGAGTCAATGGACGAACACGCAAGACTAATCGTATATGGTACAACTTGGAATGCGAATCAATATTCTACTGTTTTAGCAGCAACTGAGTATAAAGAAGCAGCCTATGCTTTGGAAAAGAGTGGGTACGCAACCGATCCAGACTATCCCGTGAAATTAATTCGTTTAATTGAACAATACAACTTGCATCAATACGATTAA
- a CDS encoding hydrolase, translating to MEEYVGETAPKITTDLRRDYIEVPEIIHKVSGIVINGKRIRSLIFTTDIAIIMNNDADAVIAVYPFTPHPAIVNGITTAASMPVVAGVGGGLTHGHRSANIALFAEAHGCIGVVLNAPTPLSTIKEVNEVVDVPIISTVVSEFTDIQEKLDAGVDIVNISGAANTPNIVREIRRNFPNLPIIATGGPTIESIKATIEAGANAITYTPPSNGELFSKKMKLYRKHEKQDAEDSEQS from the coding sequence ATGGAAGAATATGTTGGAGAAACGGCTCCCAAAATAACAACAGATTTAAGAAGAGATTATATTGAGGTACCAGAAATTATTCATAAAGTTAGCGGGATTGTCATAAATGGTAAGCGAATTCGTTCGTTGATTTTTACAACGGATATCGCTATTATTATGAATAACGATGCAGATGCTGTAATAGCCGTTTACCCATTCACCCCACATCCAGCTATTGTTAACGGTATCACAACAGCAGCAAGTATGCCTGTTGTTGCAGGAGTAGGTGGTGGTTTAACACACGGACACAGATCCGCTAATATTGCTTTATTTGCAGAAGCACACGGCTGTATCGGTGTAGTTTTAAATGCGCCAACACCTTTAAGTACAATTAAAGAAGTAAATGAAGTAGTAGATGTACCAATTATTTCAACAGTCGTTTCAGAATTTACAGATATACAAGAAAAATTAGATGCAGGAGTGGACATTGTAAATATCAGTGGAGCAGCGAACACACCTAACATAGTTAGAGAAATCCGGCGAAATTTTCCAAACCTACCAATCATCGCTACCGGCGGACCAACAATAGAAAGCATAAAAGCAACTATAGAAGCCGGAGCCAACGCTATTACCTACACTCCACCAAGTAACGGCGAACTATTTAGCAAAAAAATGAAACTATACCGTAAACATGAAAAACAAGATGCTGAGGACTCTGAACAGTCATGA
- a CDS encoding penicillin-binding transpeptidase domain-containing protein, with protein sequence MKDTKRNQKTKRPLWMMITAIILVSALIIGGGTGYYFWSKQKDEKAAQQTVDSFIHSLEKQDYSAMSKLVSESTLEKIGYTKDDMEKRYETIYGGIGASDLSVSDLKVSLNEEKKQYDVLYTVQMTTSLGKLDKQSFVTTMTKEKDEYKLNWNTQLIFPELEPNDKISLTTTIGERGDILATDGSPLATEGKVWDAGLYPEALGDGTDKDNKLKVIGNEFDVAVEQLENKLSAEWVLPESFVPFKIVKDGDTPEVPGVLYQEKTIRTYPLNEAAAHLIGYVGEATAEDIKKNPTLQAGDVIGKAGLEATFNERLNGQKGGRIVINDETDGLKKVLQETEIKNGEDITLTINAKLQKAAYEQLIDENSSAVFMDPKDGRLLSLVSTPSYDANLMTMGISTEEYQKYTDDVNNPFLARFAAGYAPGSTFKTITAAIGLDSGITTTDKIHKIDGLKWQKDSSWGDHFIVRVSDTPQVNLESALVYSDNIYFAQEALEMGRKVYEEGLSQFIFGEKLNLPIAMNPAQISNEGTLAKETLLADTAYGQGQLLMNPIQQAVSFSVFANEGKLIYPKLTADQKTTEPKMAVTAKSANIVKDNLIKVVEKPEGTAHSLASLNKKNLAAKTGTAETTESKVEGEDAETNGFLLTFDAENNSYLMVAMIEGKSSGDVTATMKPLLGNIEELIK encoded by the coding sequence GTGAAAGACACAAAACGCAATCAAAAAACCAAACGGCCATTATGGATGATGATTACTGCTATTATTTTGGTTAGTGCATTAATCATTGGTGGAGGAACAGGGTATTATTTTTGGTCAAAACAAAAAGATGAAAAAGCAGCACAGCAAACGGTCGATTCTTTTATCCATTCTTTAGAAAAACAAGATTATTCAGCGATGAGTAAATTAGTTTCAGAAAGTACATTAGAAAAAATCGGTTATACTAAAGATGATATGGAAAAACGCTATGAAACAATCTATGGGGGAATTGGTGCTTCTGATTTAAGCGTTTCTGATTTAAAAGTCTCATTAAATGAAGAAAAAAAACAATACGATGTTTTATACACAGTACAGATGACTACTTCCTTAGGGAAATTAGATAAACAATCTTTTGTTACAACTATGACTAAAGAAAAAGATGAGTATAAATTAAATTGGAATACCCAACTTATCTTTCCAGAGTTAGAACCAAATGACAAAATCAGTTTAACCACTACAATTGGAGAACGAGGAGATATACTTGCGACTGATGGATCTCCACTAGCAACAGAAGGAAAAGTTTGGGATGCTGGGCTTTACCCTGAAGCTTTGGGAGATGGAACAGATAAAGATAACAAGCTAAAAGTTATTGGTAATGAATTTGATGTTGCGGTTGAACAATTAGAAAATAAATTATCAGCTGAATGGGTTTTGCCTGAAAGCTTTGTTCCTTTTAAAATTGTAAAAGATGGAGATACCCCTGAGGTACCTGGGGTCCTTTATCAAGAAAAAACCATTCGAACTTACCCATTAAATGAAGCAGCTGCTCACCTAATCGGATATGTTGGAGAAGCGACCGCCGAAGATATTAAAAAAAATCCAACATTACAAGCGGGTGACGTTATTGGGAAAGCCGGTTTGGAGGCAACATTTAATGAAAGATTAAACGGCCAAAAAGGCGGAAGAATCGTCATTAATGATGAGACAGATGGATTAAAGAAAGTACTTCAAGAAACAGAAATTAAAAATGGGGAAGACATTACATTGACAATCAATGCAAAACTTCAAAAAGCTGCATACGAACAGTTAATAGATGAAAATAGTTCCGCAGTTTTTATGGATCCGAAAGATGGCAGATTATTGTCTTTAGTCAGCACACCTTCTTATGATGCAAACCTAATGACAATGGGCATTAGTACAGAAGAGTATCAAAAATATACTGATGATGTAAATAACCCTTTTCTTGCTCGTTTTGCAGCCGGATATGCTCCCGGTTCGACCTTTAAGACTATTACAGCAGCAATTGGATTAGACTCAGGTATAACAACAACAGATAAAATCCACAAAATTGATGGATTAAAATGGCAAAAAGATTCATCATGGGGAGACCATTTTATCGTGCGTGTTTCAGATACACCGCAAGTAAATTTAGAGTCAGCTTTAGTCTACTCTGACAATATCTACTTTGCTCAAGAAGCTTTGGAAATGGGGCGAAAAGTTTATGAAGAAGGACTATCTCAGTTTATTTTTGGAGAAAAGTTAAACTTACCCATTGCAATGAATCCAGCTCAAATTTCAAATGAAGGAACATTAGCTAAAGAAACGTTATTAGCAGATACAGCATACGGACAAGGTCAACTATTGATGAATCCCATTCAACAGGCTGTCTCGTTTTCTGTTTTTGCAAATGAAGGCAAACTGATTTATCCCAAATTAACGGCAGACCAAAAGACGACTGAACCTAAAATGGCCGTGACTGCTAAATCAGCGAATATAGTAAAAGATAACTTAATCAAAGTGGTAGAAAAACCTGAAGGAACAGCACACAGTCTAGCTTCACTAAACAAAAAGAATCTTGCAGCAAAAACAGGAACAGCCGAAACAACAGAATCAAAAGTAGAAGGTGAAGACGCAGAAACAAATGGCTTCCTACTAACATTTGATGCAGAAAATAACAGTTATCTAATGGTAGCGATGATAGAAGGCAAATCCAGTGGAGACGTCACAGCAACAATGAAACCCTTATTAGGAAATATCGAAGAACTAATAAAATAA